The DNA region ATTGAAGGTGATATGCGCCAGGATCAGGGTGAGGAAGCCAAACTCGATATGGATTCCGACCGACTTCACCCAGACGAACAGCAGCATCAGCGAAACGCCGGTGACGATCTCCGGATTGACCACCGGCATGTAGGTGATGTTCATGACGATCCCACGGGTCAGCCGCTTCATATTTGAAATGCCGATGGCGGCCAGCGTCCCAAGCACGGTCGCGACGATCGACGAGACGACCGCGATGACAAGCGTGTTCATGAGCGACTGCAGAATCACCTCATTGGTGAAGAGCTTTTGATACCATGCGAAGGTGAAACCGGTCCACGCGCCGCGGGATTTCGACTGGTTAAAGGAAAAGACGATCAGCACCGCGATCGGCGCGTAAAGAAACGCCATCACCACGCCGACATAGGATTTGGAGAGCCATTTCATCAGATCACGCCCTCCTTTTCCTCATCGCCAAACTGGTTAGTGATGCTCATGCACAGCAGGATCAGCACCATCAGCACGAGCGAAATCGCCGCGCCGAGGTTCGGGTTGTAGGCGTTGCCGAGAAACTGCAGATCGATGAGATCGCCGATTAAGAGGTTCCCGCCGCCGCCGAGCATCCGGGATATGATAAAGGTGGAGACCGACGGCACGAACACCATGATGACCCCGGTCGAGATGCCCGGTACGGTCAGCGGCAAAAGCACCTTGCCCAGCACCTGAAAGCTGCTGCAGCCAAGGTCCTGAGCCGCCTCTATGACGTTCTGGGGGATCTTGGTCATGATCGAATAGAGCGGCAGGATCATGAACGGCAGGTAGTTATACACCATGCCGAGCACGACCGCGCCCTGTGTATTGATCATTTCGAGCGGCCCGATCCCGAAGTTTGCCAGGAACCGGTTGATGAGGCCGTTCTTTTCGAGAATGGTCATCCAGGCATAGGTGCGCAGCAGAAAATTCATCCACATCGGCAGCATCACCAGCATAATCATCGTGCGCTGCCCGTTTCCACTGCGGCGGGAGATGATGAACGCGAGCGGATAGGCGATCAGCAGGCAGAGGACCGTCGCAACGGCGGCCAGCCAGACCGAACGCACCAGCACCGGCGTATATTCCCCGACCTGGGAGATGTAATCAATCGTAAATTCCCCTTCCGGCGTGGTCACCGCATAATACGCCACCAGCAGGAGCGGCGCGACGATGAAAATGACCATCCAGATGAGATAGGGAAACGCGGTTGCCTTCGACCTCATCATTCCGCCTCCATCTTGTGCATGATATGGATATCGAACGGATCGACCGTCATGCCGATGAAAGCGCCGGGTTCTTCGGCTCGGGTGGAATGGATCATCCATTTGTAGCCGTGCGCGTCGACGATCATTTCATAATGTACGCCCTTGAAAATCACCGACTCCACCACGCCGGTCACCGGCGCCTCCTTGGGGTCGATGATGCGGATGTCCTCCGGCCGGATGACAACGTCCACCCGTTCGAGGGTGCCGAAGCCGACATCGACGCAGTCGAACTGCTTGCCCGCGAACTCCACCAGACGGTCCCGGTGCATCACGCCGTCCAGGATGTTGCTCTCCCCAATGAAATCCGCCACGAAGGCGTTTTTTGGTTCATTGTAGATATCCTGCGGCGTGCCGACCTGCAAGATGTCGCCGTCCTTCATGACCACGACCGTGTCTGACATGGTGAGGGCCTCCTCCTGGTCGTGGGTGACATAGATGAAGGTAATTTCGAGCGCCTGCTGCATCCGTTTGAGCTCGATCTGCATCTCTTTGCGCAGTTTGAGATCCAAGGCACCCAGCGGCTCGTCAAGGAGCAGGACGCGCGGATGGTTCACCAACGCGCGTGCAATCGCGATCCGCTGCTGCTGCCCGCCTGAAAGCTGGTCGATATTGCGGCGGTCAAACCCGGAGAGGTTCACAAGGTCGAGCATCTCCCGCACGCGGGCGCGGCGTTCATTCTCCGGGATCTTTTTGAGCTTGAGCCCAAATTCGACATTTTCAAAGACGTTCAGATGCGGAAACAGCGCGTAACGCTGGAATACGGTGTTCACCTGCCGTTTGTGGGGCGGCAGGTCGTTGATGCGCACGCCGTCAAAAAAAACGTCACCGCTTTTGGGGATGACAAAACCGCCGATCGTGCGCAGGGTGGTGGTCTTGCCGCAGCCGGACGGCCCCAAAAGGGTAACGAATTCTTTATCGTGAATTTCAAGGTCAAGCCCGACCAGGATCGGTTCCCCATCAAAATCCACCGAAATATCCCGCAGGCTTACAATGTTGTGTTCTCCCATCGATGCATCCCCCTTACTACGCATACAGCCGCAAAAACTGCAATACCCAATATAGCATAAGACCGTAAAAAGTCAAGCTTGTTTTCGCGGATTTTTGCTGTTTTTCCGCATATTCCGCGATTTTTGGGAATCCATCCTAAATTGTCTCCAGTTTCCTGAAAAATACTCGTTTATGCTGTGGAATACAGCCACACAAAAAAGCCCGGGCAGCGACTCTGCCCGGGCTTTGACAATTACAGCGATCTATTCCTGAATCGGATTCAACAGTTCCTTTAGACCCAATACATCCACCGTAGGCGAGTAGTAAAAGCCCTGCTCGTAACGGCAGCCGTACTCCGCCAGCCTCTGGATCTGATTTTCGGTTTCCACGCCTTCGGCGATCAGTTTGAGGCCCAGGTTATGGGCAATTTGGATGAGTCCCTGGATGATGTAGCCGCTGCGCGGATTCTCCTCCAGCTGCCAGACGAACAGCCGCTCGAGTTTGAGCACGTCAATCGGCAGCGAGAGGATGTTGTTGATGCCCGAATAGCCGGTGCCGAATTCGTTGAGCACGAATTCAATCTCCATGTCGGACAGTTCCTGCATGACAATGTTCACCCGCGCGAACGAATCGATCAGCACGCTTTCTGTAATTTCAAACGCCAGCTTGTTGGCCGGGATATCATATTCCTTGAGCATTGCGCGCACATCGTCCGGAAAATGTTCCTGCAGAAACATGATTGGGGAAATCAGCACGGCAATCGTTTCAAAATCCTTTTTCTCCGCAAGCAGCTCTTTGATCAGCTTGCAGGCACGCCGCAGTTCAAACTCATTGACCGCGCAGATGAGGCCCAGTTCCTCCGCGACAGGCAAAAACTCCTGCGCGCTCAGCACGCCCAATTCCGGAGAAAACAGCCGAAGATATCCTTCCGCGCGGGTGAACTGCTGGCGTTCGAGGTTAAAAGTCGGGCGGTAGCGCACCTCGATGCCTTCTCCGCTTTTGATTGCATTTTTAATATTCTGGGCGATGATCTGCTTGCGGCAGATCTTGTCCTCCAGCTCCTGATTATAAAAGGTGTACTGATTTTGTCCCTTGCTCGCCGATTCGCTGACCGCGAGGTCGAGATGTTTGGCGGCTTCCTCAGCGGACTGCGCGCGCTCCGGATAGAGCACGACGCCCATATCGACTGCGCACATGCAGTCAAGGTCGTTGATCCGCCAGGTGCTTTCAAAGCGCTCCAAGACCCGCTCCACCGCCTCCGAAGCCTGGGTGAAGCTCGCTCCTTCCATAATGGAAATGAACTCTACGCCTGCATACCGGTAGACGTCGGCATTGAGCGTCCCCGCCATGAAACGGGCAATTTCCTCCAACAGAAGTCCACCATAATCATAACCGAAGGTATCATTGAACAATTTAAAATTTTCAATATAAAGTTTTATGATCGCGCCCTTTTTCTTTTTCCCTTCGCCGCGTATCGCTTCTTCCATTTTTTCCAAGCAAAGCGGACGGTTCGGACTCTCAAAATAGGCTGCCGGTAACGCCGCATTTACAGTCTTTGTATCTTTCCGATTAAAAAACATATCCTGCACCTTCCTAATTCTCGATGGATTCCGTATAGACCAATTTTAGCAGATTCCGGCAGAAATGTCTTTAGTTATTTGAAAATTCTTTCTTTTTTGATATTTATGGTAAAACCCCGGCGAGAATGGACCGGTCGCATCCGGAAAAACCTTTCCCGTATTCCCGCAGCCCAATCCCTCATGCTTAGTTTACTACAAATGCGCAATATACTCTTTTAAACACGCGATGGTTCTCTGCCGGCTGCATTTGTGCCGTTCCTCATCGGCCATTAGCCTTAAATAATCACAGAATGCAGAGGCCAACCGCGCCTCAATAACGTTGACCACCGTAAAGGGGTTCTCTGCTCTGATAAGCATCGCCCGCCCGTTGCCCTGAACAAACATAATCAGCGAATTTTCCGCCGCTTTATCTGTGATAATCACATTGTACATTTCCGTAGATTCCAATTTATCTATAATATTTTGCAGATGCGCTTTATATTCGTCCACTGTATAAAAGTACGGTTTGCTAAAAAGCAACGTGTTTGGGATTGGAACCTCTCCATTTCTCACCGCTTCGGGTAATGCAAGGCAGATCATATTCTCTATTCTATGGTTTTTTAACGTTTTTTCCATTGCTTCAATGCTGAGCAAATGAAGCCCATAGCACTGTTCCGCCATTTTTGTGCCCTCTTGCCTGCATATATTCTCCATGATTTCAGCAGGAAGCATATATGTGGACAGAGAGGCAAATTTGTGGAGTCTGTCTGCGAAATCGTCTGTAATCGACGAAATGTAAGGATACAGTTTGTCGATGGTTCCTTCTGTAAAAATTTCCATCATTGGCTTACAGAGCGCCAAATAATCGTCGAATTTTTGCGCATAGGCATCTACTACTTCCGGAACCGTGGTGAGCGTTGTCATACGGCTTGGTACTGTATCGCCGATTGATTCGGAATAGAGCGCGCCCAAACCAGGCACAACGAGCATGGTACGGCGAAACAGCTTGTCCCTTAGCCAAGGATAATAATACGCGCGGATTGCACCGGCAACATACGCGGAAAGCCATCTTTGTATTATTATGAGAGCTTCGTCAATATTGGCGGTGGGCGCGACAATATGCGTGAAAGTACATCCGGACTGTACAGAGGAACGCAATATCCGAGAAGCTTCCTCCTCAAATCTGGCGTCTTCACATATCCAGTCCTGACATTCATCGGATGCAATCAGTATATGGTAGGGTTTTCCTGAATCAAACAGCAGCCGGGCAAAGTCCGCGATCGCCTGGCGTTTTCCCTCATTGCCATAATAGATGGCAAAATCATTTTCCTGCGGATGCCAGTTTTTCGCTTCGAAAATATAATCCTTCGATTTATCTGCTTTGTATTGGCTAATATTGTATAAAAAATGTTCCGCCCTGGTTTTGGGCCGGTCTTCATCTTTGGTACTTAACCACTCAAACAGAATATTCGATAAATGGCGCTCGGTGATATCCGCCTGAATCCGAAAGTTCCCTGTCAAATCGGCAAGGGCGGACAGGCGGTATTCATCGCTGCAGCATTTTGCAAAATAGTCTGCCATCAAGCGGCAGAGCTGCGGTTTACGCGGCTGTTCCCTGGCACCGGTTTTCATGCGGCTGATCTGTGACTGGTCTATATGAATGGCTCTTGCAAGATCTGAATTCTTTGTCATAGTCAAGGCAAGCAGTGCTGATAATTTTTTACTAAAAGTCATGTTCTCACCTCATATGAACAGTATATCAGATTCTAAATTCCATCTCAAGCCAAAACGGCAATATTTATGACAAAATTGGCAATGCCAAAAAGTCATACCCTCTTGAGTATCCGCAAAAACATCCATAAAATGATATATTATGCAGGAATTATTGCAAGGATTAAAAAGAGGCCTTGATTTGCTGCACAATAGGCATATTAAAAATGACATAAATTATGCCTGTAAGGAAACGCGGTAAAAGCAGCGATGCGGGAACCGTTTTTTATTTGCAGTGAACTTGTCCCTTTTTTGTCCGAATTCAGAAAAGGTGGTGTAAAGTGAATGCCATTTTAAAAATATTGGTTGTCCAATTTTAACGACCCTTGGAGAATATCGTTTGCTTAAAAATAGAATTGGAGGGTACAAATGCAGTTTGCCAAAACCACAAATTACGCAATGAGCCTTGTGTATTATCTGGCTGCGGAAGGACAGATTTGTAACACTGTCCAGCTGTCTACAAGCCTGGGGATTCCCCCAAGCTACGTGCCCAAAGTAATCAGGCTGCTGAAGCAGGCCGGCCTGATTGATGCTGTCAAGGGCAGCCGTGGGGGGTACCGTCTGGCCAAGCCGCCTGAAAGCATTACGATGCTGGAAATTCTCAGCTGTACGGAAAAAAGTATGAAAGCAGACCTATTTTTAACGTCAGAACCAGGCAGTGCATCTTCTGACATGCCGGACTACCTGCGCCGGGCGTATGAGCAAGCCCAATGGGAGATTGAAGACCGGTTCGGCGGAACTACCATTGCTGCGCTGATGGACTCACAGGGCTGCAAGATCCGAACTCATTTAATGAATATAATGGTGGATGTTCAGGCGGACACCTATTTTACCCAGTACATACACGATGACGGCATCAGTCAGATTCTCCCTTCCAGCGGGCGTTACTCGCAGCTCATTGTGGAGTACACTACAGGCTTTATCCATCCCGATGACAGGAAAGGGGTGGAAGCCTTTATGAAGAAAGGCGCCGAAGTTCGATCTCAAGATGAATCTTACACCAAAGAACGTATCTATTACCGCTTTAAAACGAGTAACGGTTACCTCTGGATGGAAATGATCCTTTTTCGCGGCTGGGTAAGCGGAGCGCAAACTTTGATGCTGACCATTAACAATGCCGCCACAGTCCAGTTTGAACTGAACGCTCTGGACGAGGCGGTGATTCAAAAACGGCAGGAGCTTCAACACAGCTATTGGGATCTCATTGCTATGTTTCAGTTTGTGCTGGATAATATTTCGCCAGAGGGCAAGGGCCACAGCCGTGGAGTGGTGCATCGAACCGGAAAGCTGTTGTGGGCGATGAGAGAGTTGTATCCCGACGCCGCGCTGCCTGTAGAGGAAATCTGTGCAATCTCCAGGCTGGCGGCGCTGCATGATATCGGCAAGCTGACCATCCCCAGGGATATCTTGGCAAAGCCCGGAGCCTTAACTCCGGAGGAGCGAAAGCTGATGCAGGCCCATACTACCCAAGGAGCTGAATTGGCACAAAAGATTCCCACCTTGACGGACAATCCGGAATGGTCTGTATTTGTTTACAACATCTGCCGATTTCATCATGAGCGGTACGACGGACGCGGTTATCCGGACGGGCTGGCCGGTGAGGAGATCCCCTTGTGCGCTCAGGTGGTGGGTATTGTGGATTGCTACGACGCATTGACCAATGATCGGGTATACAATTCGCGTTATTCCCATGAGGAGGCTGTAAACATGATTATGCGGGACGAATGCGGCGTATTTTCTCCGCGAATTAAATACAGCTTTCTTGCCGCCACCCAAAAGATCGACTGGCATATGGTGGTGGACAACCACTAAAACAGAAGATTATCTAATTTATGGATGAAAAACGGATATTTTTAATTCGTTTAACAATAAATCAAAAGGAGCTATCTGATCATGAAACGAAAACTGTTGTCTCTTTTGCTGGCGGCAGTGATGGTAGCCACGGTGTTTAACTCCGTAGCATTGGCTGCCGAAACAGAAGAAAACGAAAAAGAAATCCCGCAAGCTGCCTGCGAGCTTTGCGGGCATATCCACGATGAAAACTGTGGCTACATCGCCTCTGTGGAGGGCGTACCCTGCTCCCATATACATGATGACGCCTGCGGGTTTACAGAAGGCGCGCAGAGTATCCCGTGCAGCCATGAACATACTGAGGAATGCTATCAGCTGGTGACCAATTGTGTCCATGAACACACAGACGCATGCTATCCCGTTCTGGATTCGGTAGATACGCAAGCGCCTGCAGACACAGCGCCCGGCGATGAAGGTGAAATGGAAGCACCTATGGATACTGCTTCGGGGGACGCGGAAGCAGCAGAAACCCCGGTGGAAGGCGATGCAGCGGGAGAAACCCTGTCCCTCCCCGTAGAGGAAGGCGTGGAAACCCCGTCCGCTCCCGAGGACGAAGAGGAAGCAATCTCTGTCCTCAATGACGAAGGAGCGGCCCCGGAACCCACAGAGTGCACCCACGAATGCACCGAGGAAAACGGCTGTATCGCGAAAGAGCTCGCCTGTCCCCACGAGCACGACGCCGCCTGCGGATATATCCCCGGGGAGGGCACGCCCTGCAACCACGTTCACGACGAAAACTGCGGATATGTGGCGCCCGCAGAGGGCGCCGACTGCACACATGTGTGCAGTGCAGCAGGTATACCTGCTGCACTAATTAACCCTATCGGCGGCAACAACGGAGCAGAACATTTGGTTTCGTCAGAGGCTGAAATGAAGGACATCCTGGGAAACAGCGAGACAAATGTTGTAATTCGTGTAAAAGGAACCATTGAAATGAGCCCCATTTCCATCCCTGCCGGAAAACAGGTCGCCTTAATGCCTGCTGACGGAGAGGACAGCTGTCTGATCAGCAAGGGTCACAAGATGATCACCATTGCCAGCGGTGCGACGCTCACCCTGGCGGGTTCCGGCACAAATACCCTGACCATCGACGGAGAAAATACATATGGCCAGCTGGTCTATGTTGAAGGAACCCTTGTCATGGAAGACGGCTCGGCAGTAACCCGGGGGTTCTATGATACAAGCTCCGACATCTGCTATGGCGGAGGAATTTATGTTGCTGAAGACGGTTCATTTGTGATGAATGGCGGAGAAGTTTCAAATAGTTCCGCAGAACAGGGCGGCGGAGTTGCTGTTAGAAACGGAATATTCAAGATGAGCGGCGGAAAAATTATCGATAACAATAATCCGCGCAATAATGAAAAAGGCGGCGGAGTCTATGTCGATGGTGAAAAGGGCTCCTTGCAATTATCCGGCAATGCATTGATCCAGGGAAATACCGCCAATGACGGAGACGGTCCCGTAGGCGCCGGTGGCGGGGTTTATATTTGTGATGGAGCCGCCTTTGAAATGACTGGCGGTACTATTACGAAGAACAAGGTAGAAAACGGATCGGGAGATTGCTACGGCGGCGGCGTTGCCATCCGTAACGCAACGGGAGTGATCTCGGGCGGAACAATTTCTTCTAACGAAGCGTCCACCTGCGGCGGCGGAATTTCCTGTTCCAGCGGCGGCGGATTTACCCCCACGGACGGTTACACTGGAGAGGCCATCTTGACGATCACCGGCGACGCGAAGATCATCAACAATACTGCCGGCGCAAATGATCAGACAAGCGCTATGCGCGGCGGCGGCGGTATTTATAACTGCGGCACGCTCAATGTCGAAGGCGGAGTGATCAGCGGCAACAAAGCGTACTGCGGCGGCGGTATTGCCAATCAAGGACATAGCAGCTCTTCAGAAAGCGGCACGCTCAATCTCACTGGCGGAGAAATCCGCGGCAACACTGCCGAGACCGGCGGCGGAATCGGCAACGAGCAAACGGTTCATATCGCCGGCGGAACGATCTCCGGCAATACCGCAACCAAAGCCGGAAGCGGCATCTATCAAGATGGGAACTTGGGCTTATCCAGCGCGCCGGTGTGGGGCGAGGACGACGACATCGCCCTGGTCGATTATTATCACTATAAGTATGGTCTACGATATAAAACCACCATCAGCAAGGCCGGAGATTTTACCTTTGCAGGCAGATTGCCGGTCACCCTTTACTCAACCTCTAAAGACGCCGATAAAACAGCGGAACAGGTCGGGAGAAACCTGGTTGAAACCTATCTCGCAGATGTTTCCCCAGCGGATCTGCAAAAATTTGATGTCCGCACAAAGGGAGACTTCACTGCGGTCTATACGGAAACAGACGCCGAACAGCAGAGCCCTGTTGTTCCGGTTTTGGAATTGGCACAGGGCGTCAAATATCAGGTGGAGTATTATTACCAGTCGTCGGATGGAAGCTACGCTGCACTTCCCACAGAGACGAAGACCTTCTCCGGACCGCTGGGCATGTACACCATAACCCCGGAAGAGGTTGTTACATACGATGGCGTCCAATATTCCTTTGACCAAACAAACGCAAACAATGTGCTTAGCCTGGAATTGACAAATCCAATGCCCGCCGGCAGCGTGTTTAAGGTTTATTATGAAATAGATACTCCTAAATACACGGTCGCCTATGACGCCAACGGCGGCAGCGGCACAGCTCCGGCTGAGCCAGCCGAATATGCGGAAGGTGAAATCGTAACGGTTTTTGAAAACACCTTTACCTATGAGGGTATGTCATTCACCGGCTGGAAGGACGGCGAAGGCAACGACTACACAGTCGGTTCTACCTTTACGATGCCGGCGAAGGATGTAGCCCTGTTCGCCCAATGGGAATCCAACAGCGGTGGCGGTGGCGGCGGAAGCAGCAACGGCGGAAACGGTGGCGGTGGAAACAGTGGCGGCGGCGGTGACGACGACACCTACTATACTCTGATCTTCCGGACCAATGGCGGATCCCCTATTTCCAGCAGAAGGGTGACGGAATATACGACCGTACGGCTGACACAACGCCCCACAAAGGATAGCTACACCTTTGAAGGCTGGTATGCAGATCAGGCGTTGACCCAAAAAATCTCCTCTGTGTATATGGACCGGGATAAAACGGTCTATGCCAAATGGACGCAGGGCACGACTTTCCCGCTTGATCCCAACCGTCCGGCTGATCCGGCAAAACCCGGAACGCCAGCCGGCCCGGGCGCCGCACCGAATCCAAAACCCCTGCCGGATACGGGCGCTTCCTCCATGTCCGGCCTTTGGCTGGCGGTGAGCGTTCTCTCAGGAGCAGGGTTGGTTTGGATAAACAGAAAGAAACGCTGCCGGTAAGCGGAGCAATATTAAGCCAAAGAGACAGAAAGAAAATTCTTTCTGTCTCTTTGGGTATTCCATCTGCCAAAGATACTGTATTGAGCCGGAGGGATGAAATGACGAAAAAACAGATGATAAGCGGAGCTTTGGCTGCAGTATTCTTGATCTCCACTGCATGTTGGGTCGGTATTGTTCTCAAGAATGAGAAAGATAAAGCTGCGTTTGAGCAGCTTCGGGATCAGGTTCAGGCGGCCGCTTCTCATGAAAAAGCGCCGAGCGATCCACCGGCAGAAATACAAGAAGATATGGCTGAACCGCGGGTTCTCCCGCAATATGCAAAGCTGCATGAACAAAATCCGGATATGGCCGGCTGGATTAAAATCGAAGGAACAAATCTGAGCTACCCGGTGATGTATACCCCCGATGATGTGGAATATTACCTTAGAAAAGACTTCTACAAAAATGATTCCATAGCCGGAACGCCTTTTATCGGATACGACTGCACATTGGATCCCCGCAGTGACAATCTGCTCTTGTACGGCCACAACATGAAAAGCGGGGACACCATGTTCACGCCCCTCCTCTCCTATCAGGAACAATCTTTTTGGCGGGAGCACCCCGTCATCCAATTTGACACCCTGTACGAAACAGGCAAATATGATATCGTGGCGGTTTTTCATGTGACGGCGGATGCGGGAAACGGCCACTTTGCATTTTATAATTTTACCGATGCTGAAAACGAAGAAGAATTTTATACATTCGTAGATACCTGTAAAGAATTATCGCTGTATGACACCGGAGTAACCGCATCATATGGGGATGAATTAATCACCCTTACCACCTGCAACTTTTACAGTGAAAATGGGAGATTTGTGGTAGTCGCAAGACTAAAAATGACGAATGATACTGCTTCGCAATCAAACGGGCGGGCAACGGCATTTTGCCCCAATCCCTTAAAACATCGTTCTGCTGTGTGATAAAACAGGCAAGGCGGATTTTATGGTGTGCGCAATCTAAATTTTGCGCACGCCATAAATCTTTTCTCCATTGCTTACTGGATGTCCATAAAGAGCGCGTTAAGGATAATCCTGAGCTGTCGCTGCCTTCCCGCCGGCATTTTGCGATACTGCTCCTGGAATTTCAGGTAGTCGTCATAAGATAATGGCCGGTAGTCTTCCTGCCGCGCTTCCCCCTTCGTCCCTGCATGCTGTTCTTCCTCTTCATGGATCAGCTCCTCCAACGTCGTGCCCAGAGATTTCGCGATGTGTTCCAGCGTCGCCTTGGTAGGGTTTGTTA from Anaerotruncus rubiinfantis includes:
- a CDS encoding ABC transporter permease, whose amino-acid sequence is MKWLSKSYVGVVMAFLYAPIAVLIVFSFNQSKSRGAWTGFTFAWYQKLFTNEVILQSLMNTLVIAVVSSIVATVLGTLAAIGISNMKRLTRGIVMNITYMPVVNPEIVTGVSLMLLFVWVKSVGIHIEFGFLTLILAHITFNVPYVILNVLPKLRQMDVFVYEAAQDLGCSPAQAFFKVVIPEILPGILSGFLMAFTYSLDDFIISYFVAGATSQTLPITIFSMTRRKVSPEINALSAIIFAVVLTVLLIVNAHDARRERENRQKARARA
- a CDS encoding ABC transporter permease, whose translation is MMRSKATAFPYLIWMVIFIVAPLLLVAYYAVTTPEGEFTIDYISQVGEYTPVLVRSVWLAAVATVLCLLIAYPLAFIISRRSGNGQRTMIMLVMLPMWMNFLLRTYAWMTILEKNGLINRFLANFGIGPLEMINTQGAVVLGMVYNYLPFMILPLYSIMTKIPQNVIEAAQDLGCSSFQVLGKVLLPLTVPGISTGVIMVFVPSVSTFIISRMLGGGGNLLIGDLIDLQFLGNAYNPNLGAAISLVLMVLILLCMSITNQFGDEEKEGVI
- a CDS encoding ABC transporter ATP-binding protein, translated to MGEHNIVSLRDISVDFDGEPILVGLDLEIHDKEFVTLLGPSGCGKTTTLRTIGGFVIPKSGDVFFDGVRINDLPPHKRQVNTVFQRYALFPHLNVFENVEFGLKLKKIPENERRARVREMLDLVNLSGFDRRNIDQLSGGQQQRIAIARALVNHPRVLLLDEPLGALDLKLRKEMQIELKRMQQALEITFIYVTHDQEEALTMSDTVVVMKDGDILQVGTPQDIYNEPKNAFVADFIGESNILDGVMHRDRLVEFAGKQFDCVDVGFGTLERVDVVIRPEDIRIIDPKEAPVTGVVESVIFKGVHYEMIVDAHGYKWMIHSTRAEEPGAFIGMTVDPFDIHIMHKMEAE
- a CDS encoding bifunctional diguanylate cyclase/phosphodiesterase, whose amino-acid sequence is MFFNRKDTKTVNAALPAAYFESPNRPLCLEKMEEAIRGEGKKKKGAIIKLYIENFKLFNDTFGYDYGGLLLEEIARFMAGTLNADVYRYAGVEFISIMEGASFTQASEAVERVLERFESTWRINDLDCMCAVDMGVVLYPERAQSAEEAAKHLDLAVSESASKGQNQYTFYNQELEDKICRKQIIAQNIKNAIKSGEGIEVRYRPTFNLERQQFTRAEGYLRLFSPELGVLSAQEFLPVAEELGLICAVNEFELRRACKLIKELLAEKKDFETIAVLISPIMFLQEHFPDDVRAMLKEYDIPANKLAFEITESVLIDSFARVNIVMQELSDMEIEFVLNEFGTGYSGINNILSLPIDVLKLERLFVWQLEENPRSGYIIQGLIQIAHNLGLKLIAEGVETENQIQRLAEYGCRYEQGFYYSPTVDVLGLKELLNPIQE
- a CDS encoding Rrf2 family transcriptional regulator, with amino-acid sequence MQFAKTTNYAMSLVYYLAAEGQICNTVQLSTSLGIPPSYVPKVIRLLKQAGLIDAVKGSRGGYRLAKPPESITMLEILSCTEKSMKADLFLTSEPGSASSDMPDYLRRAYEQAQWEIEDRFGGTTIAALMDSQGCKIRTHLMNIMVDVQADTYFTQYIHDDGISQILPSSGRYSQLIVEYTTGFIHPDDRKGVEAFMKKGAEVRSQDESYTKERIYYRFKTSNGYLWMEMILFRGWVSGAQTLMLTINNAATVQFELNALDEAVIQKRQELQHSYWDLIAMFQFVLDNISPEGKGHSRGVVHRTGKLLWAMRELYPDAALPVEEICAISRLAALHDIGKLTIPRDILAKPGALTPEERKLMQAHTTQGAELAQKIPTLTDNPEWSVFVYNICRFHHERYDGRGYPDGLAGEEIPLCAQVVGIVDCYDALTNDRVYNSRYSHEEAVNMIMRDECGVFSPRIKYSFLAATQKIDWHMVVDNH
- a CDS encoding InlB B-repeat-containing protein; translated protein: MKRKLLSLLLAAVMVATVFNSVALAAETEENEKEIPQAACELCGHIHDENCGYIASVEGVPCSHIHDDACGFTEGAQSIPCSHEHTEECYQLVTNCVHEHTDACYPVLDSVDTQAPADTAPGDEGEMEAPMDTASGDAEAAETPVEGDAAGETLSLPVEEGVETPSAPEDEEEAISVLNDEGAAPEPTECTHECTEENGCIAKELACPHEHDAACGYIPGEGTPCNHVHDENCGYVAPAEGADCTHVCSAAGIPAALINPIGGNNGAEHLVSSEAEMKDILGNSETNVVIRVKGTIEMSPISIPAGKQVALMPADGEDSCLISKGHKMITIASGATLTLAGSGTNTLTIDGENTYGQLVYVEGTLVMEDGSAVTRGFYDTSSDICYGGGIYVAEDGSFVMNGGEVSNSSAEQGGGVAVRNGIFKMSGGKIIDNNNPRNNEKGGGVYVDGEKGSLQLSGNALIQGNTANDGDGPVGAGGGVYICDGAAFEMTGGTITKNKVENGSGDCYGGGVAIRNATGVISGGTISSNEASTCGGGISCSSGGGFTPTDGYTGEAILTITGDAKIINNTAGANDQTSAMRGGGGIYNCGTLNVEGGVISGNKAYCGGGIANQGHSSSSESGTLNLTGGEIRGNTAETGGGIGNEQTVHIAGGTISGNTATKAGSGIYQDGNLGLSSAPVWGEDDDIALVDYYHYKYGLRYKTTISKAGDFTFAGRLPVTLYSTSKDADKTAEQVGRNLVETYLADVSPADLQKFDVRTKGDFTAVYTETDAEQQSPVVPVLELAQGVKYQVEYYYQSSDGSYAALPTETKTFSGPLGMYTITPEEVVTYDGVQYSFDQTNANNVLSLELTNPMPAGSVFKVYYEIDTPKYTVAYDANGGSGTAPAEPAEYAEGEIVTVFENTFTYEGMSFTGWKDGEGNDYTVGSTFTMPAKDVALFAQWESNSGGGGGGSSNGGNGGGGNSGGGGDDDTYYTLIFRTNGGSPISSRRVTEYTTVRLTQRPTKDSYTFEGWYADQALTQKISSVYMDRDKTVYAKWTQGTTFPLDPNRPADPAKPGTPAGPGAAPNPKPLPDTGASSMSGLWLAVSVLSGAGLVWINRKKRCR
- a CDS encoding class B sortase; translation: MDKQKETLPVSGAILSQRDRKKILSVSLGIPSAKDTVLSRRDEMTKKQMISGALAAVFLISTACWVGIVLKNEKDKAAFEQLRDQVQAAASHEKAPSDPPAEIQEDMAEPRVLPQYAKLHEQNPDMAGWIKIEGTNLSYPVMYTPDDVEYYLRKDFYKNDSIAGTPFIGYDCTLDPRSDNLLLYGHNMKSGDTMFTPLLSYQEQSFWREHPVIQFDTLYETGKYDIVAVFHVTADAGNGHFAFYNFTDAENEEEFYTFVDTCKELSLYDTGVTASYGDELITLTTCNFYSENGRFVVVARLKMTNDTASQSNGRATAFCPNPLKHRSAV
- a CDS encoding helix-turn-helix domain-containing protein — its product is MEIGKIVGKKIKKYRERTGKTQLHFALDTYMSPSYISRFERGIVTNPTKATLEHIAKSLGTTLEELIHEEEEQHAGTKGEARQEDYRPLSYDDYLKFQEQYRKMPAGRQRQLRIILNALFMDIQ